A stretch of DNA from Armatimonadota bacterium:
TCCCGGCGCGGCGGCGTCAGCCGCGCCGACACCGAGAAGTTGGCCACCTCGCGGCCTTCCTGGACCTGCTTCTGGACGATGTTCAGGTCCGCGCCCTCGAACATGGGTGAGGCGTCCAGGTTCACCATGAAGCGGGCCACGGCCTCGTAGCTGAGGCCGAACCCGTTGAAGGTCAGGTTGCCGTCGGGGCGGGCCTCCACCCGGATCAGCCAGACATCGGCGGGCACGATGCGCCGCAACTCGGTCAGCATCTCGTCCCAGGGAATGCGCAGGGCCTCCAGCTGCCGCAGCAGCTGCTCCTTGCGCCGGGCTTCGGCGATCTGGCGCTGCAGGGCTTCCACCTCGGCGACCCGGGGCTTCAGTTGCTCGATCTCCCGGGTGACCGCCTCCAGGTCGCCCTTCAGCCCGGCGATCCGGGCGTTGAGGGCCACCGTGGCCACGGCCACCGCCGCCAGCACGGCCACAAAGGCCAGGGCCACCAGCATCCGTGGTGCGATGGCGGGACGGCGAACCCGCTCCCGGGGCAGGAGGTTGATCTTGATCATCGCTCGGCTGCCCCCCGCATGGCCAGTCCGACGGCAGTGGCCAGGGATGGGCCCCACTGCTTGCGCTGGTCGGGGGTGAGGACCCGGTCCGGCACCTCGCAGGTCAGGAACGGATCGCCCACCACCGTCTCCACGCCCAGTTCGAGCGACAGGAACCGGTCCAGGTTCTGCAGGCGGGCGGTGCCGCCGCTGATGACGACTCGCCCGACCCGGCTGTCCCGCCAGCGGGTCTGGAAGTAGTCCATCGAGCGGCGGATCTCCGTGGCCAGGTCGCCCAGGATCGGCAGCATGGCGTCGTGGAGGGCCAGCACCGTGCGGTCGTCGGGAAGCGGCTCACCCTCCAGCAGCACACTGCCCTTTTCCTCCTTGAGCTGGGCGGCCGACGAGAACTCCATGTCCAGCCGGGACGCGACCGCCTTCGTCAGGTTGTCTCCCCCGATATTGATGTTGCGCGTCAGGCGCAGCTGGCGACCTTCGACGATGACGATGTCGGTGGTCTCTCCCCCGATGTCCACGAAGACCGTGGCCGTCCCCTCGCCGTCGGCGTGGGGCTGCAGGGCCCGGATGACGGCGAAGGACTCCACGTCCAGGACAAAGGGCTGCACCCCGGCGGCCTCCAGGGCCTGCACGTGCCGGTCCACCACCTCCCGGCGGGCGGCCACCAGGAGGACCACGATCTTGCGCTGGTTGTCCTCCACCGTCTCGCCGATGACGTCAAAGTCCATGTTGACCTCGCGCACCCCGTAGGGGATGTAGCGCTCGGCCTCAAAGCGGGCGGCCTGCTTGAGCTCGTCGGGGGACATGGGGGGCAGCTTCAGCTCCCGGACGATGACGGCTTGGCCGCCGACGGCAGAGACCACCCGGCCGGGCCGGATGCCGGCCCGGGAGAGGACCTGGCGGATGGCCAGCCCCAGGGCCTGGGGCTCCACCACCGCCCCCTCCTTGACCGCCCCCGGGGGGGTCTCCCCCCACCCCGCGTGGAGGACCCGGTAGCGGGTTCCCGCCGGGGCCAGCTCCACGGCCTTGACGGTATGGCTGCCGACGTCGATGCCCACAAACCGACGGGCTCCCAACAGCGCCATCCTCGCGACCGCCCTTCAGCGAACCTCCGTTTGGGATGCCGCGCTAGGCAACACTTCCCACTTCGGCCCGCAATTCCTGCAGGCTTCCATGGAAACGGCCCAGATTCTCCCTGCCCCATCCGGGGGCATCCCAGTCCCCCGGGGCCCGCCGGCACCGGGCCGCAGGAGGGGCGGGAGATTACCGCACTAGCGTTCCCACCAGGCCCTGCCGACCACCGTGGACGGGCCCGTGGGGGCGCTGCCGCCCACGTTGGCTCCCCCTTCGACTGTGATGTTGCCGATCAGTTTCAGAGTTTCCTTGGCCACCAGGCCGCCGTGCACGTTGACGTTCCCCGTCCCGGCCTGCAGGGTGCCGTTGACGACGATCGTCCCCCAGTAGTCAAAGGTGCCGTTGACAACGAGGTTGCCGTTTACCACGATGTTCCCGTGGCCCGCGATGTTCCCGTTGATGGTCCAGTCGCCCTCCAGGACCAGAGTCACCTGGCGGGAGGCGGCGCATCCCGACATCTCCGGGGACTTACAGCCCAGGTCGGTTTGGATGGTGCTCCCGTCGGGGGCGGTGCAGGTGACCGGCAGCGAGTTGAGCACACCGCCGCCGCTCTTCGTGCAGGTGTAATTGTTGGTCATGCTGCTGATCTCCGGAAACGGCGGCACCGTGGCGTACTGGGGATAACTGACCAGGTCGGGCTCCTTGCCGTCAGGCAGGCAGATGTCGTCCGGGCAAGGGCTGGTGCCGTTGCGCTTTTCCAGGCGCATCTTGACCTCGTTGAAGCGCCAGTAGTTCTTCAGGTACTGCTCCCAGACCACGTGCTTGAACCAGATGGGGTCGGCAGTGCCGTCGCCGTTGAGATCCACCGGCAGGCCGGTCTCGTCGTAGACGATTTCGGCCACCCACTTGTAGGGGAGCCCGCAGGGGAACAGGTCGGGGTCCAGCTGAGAGGGAATGGGCCCTCCCCCGTCAGGGTCGTCCCTGTCGAATCCGTACACTGGCTCGTTGACAGCGTCGGTGTTGTCCTGCTTGCGCCCGCTGAAGGTCACGGCGTAGGCGGGGTTGGTGGGAGTACAGGTGGGATAGTTGGCCGTGGCGTCCGCCGCAAAGGCCAGGATGTCGCGGCCTATCGACGAGGTGTCCAGCTCCCCCAGCCGGGTGGCGGGGTACCACTTGGTCGTGTCGTCGGGCGGATTGGGGTCAGTGCACGGTCGCCTGTAGCAGAATGGAATGGCGCCCGGTGCCGTCTTGCTGACCCGCCAGCCGGCGTAGGTGTACGATCCTGCCGGGGGCAGGTTCTTGTACTGGATGAAGGTCCGTGCGTACACGTCGCCGGCGCTGATGTCGGCGCTGCCGGTCTCGGTGACGCTGGCGGCGAACGTCACGTTGGGCGGAAAGGCGATCTGCTGCTGCAGGACCAGGGCGCTCAGGCGTCGGGTCGCGCGGCCCACGGTGGCATCTGAGCGGATTTCCAGGTACGCTGAATTGGTCCCCACGTACCGCTGGACCACGGTCACGTTCGCGGTGGCGCCGGGCACGGCGCCGGAGGCGACCAGCGAGCTGCTGAAGCCGGCCAGGTAGGGCCGGCCCTCGGCCACCCGGGTCATGGCCTCCTGGATCCCGGCCTGGGCCAGGTCGGCGGCGCGGGCGCTGTCCCGCTGCAGGCCGGCGATGACGATCTCGTTGCCGGCAGCGGTCAGCATGGCGGTGATCAGGATGAAGGTGAGCACCACGAACAGCAGGACGGTGACCAGTGCCGCCCCCCGCTCGCCGGCTTGGACGCCGATTCCGGCTCCCCGTTCACGCGCTCTCACTGCTCTCCGGCGTGCCCGCAGTCTCCTGTGTCCATCACACCTCATGCCCTTTCACCCACATTCGCCTTCGGATCCTCGCCCCCGCAGGGGCCAGGTCAGTTGCGCGTCAGGGACCCCCCGGGCAGCAGGATCTCCTGCTCGGGCAGGGCCCGGCCCTGCACCACTTCGGTGCCCGCCACCTTCAGCCGGACCGTCAGCAGCCCGCCGGCCTGGGTGACGTCGAAGCTCTCCACCATGGCCGCGATCGTGTCCCCGCCGGTCAGCCACGCCAGGTTCAGGGACTCTGTGGGGGACGCCAGCTGGCCGGTCACCCTCTTGAGGTCCGACCCGTCCCGGTAGTAGCCCACGTACCGCTGCCAGATGGGCACGTAGCGCATGCACGGCGAGCCGTCGGGCGTGTCGCACGGGGGCGGGTACGGCGGGTCGCCGGTGGTCTGGGAGGGTTTGGGCGGGTCGGTCCCCGTGAAGTCCTCGTAACAGTACCGGTTGTACAGCTCCTCGGACTCGGTCCGGGTGTACAGGCAGAATTTCGTCTGGTCGCGGCCCAGGCGGGCCGACTTGAACAGCACCCTGTGCCAGCCGGCTCCCAGGCTGGTATCCACCACCAGCTGTGCAGCACCGGTCTCCCGCAGCTCCCGGGTGATCCGGTCCACCGCCACGCGGGCGTTCTGGGCGACGTCGGCGGCCACCTCCACCTTGCGCGAACCGGTGCGGGCGCTGCTGAAGACGGCGTCGATCATCAGGATGAACAGCCCGAACACCGCCAGGGCCACCAGCATCTCCACCAGGGTGACCCCGCCCTGTGACCGGTGAACCCGCCTCAGGAGCCGCGTCACGGCAGGCCTCCCTGCAGGAAGCGGTCGAGGGTCAGGGTGCGGGTCGCCGACCGGTAGCGCCAGCTCAGGACCGAGCGGATCCGGACGAGGTACTCGGTGGACGGCGCGGTGTCGCAGCCGGAGGTGTGCACGTAGCGCCGCACCGAGTCGTCCCAGCACCACCGCTCGATGGTCACGTCCAGCTTCCTCCAGTCCAGCTGGTAGGGCTGACCGGGCGGGGTGGGATAGCCGGTCAGCCCGGAGGACGAGATGGACGCCCCCGTGCAGTCCGGCCCGTCGCAATACGCGCCTGGGCTCAGGGCCGCAGCGTTCTGCGCGGCGACGTACTCGTGAAGCGCCTGGAGGTACACCGCGGCCGCCGTGGCGTCCTTGGCCGACCGGGTGGTGGTGAACCCGGTGGGAAACCCCTCCAGGAACCCGCCGGAACTGGTCGCCCCGAGCACCCCCAGGGCGCCGATGACCACCACGGCAAAGATGGCCAGCGACACCAGGACCTCCAGCAGGGTGAACCCGCGCTGGTCGCTCATGGCACCACGCTCACCCGCCCGGTGGCCGCCGTTACCTGGACGCTGACCCCGACGCCTGACCGGCTCACCAGCCGCACGTCTCCACCAGATACCGCAAAGCCCAGCGGCTGAAACGTCACACATTTGTTGGACGGGTCCCCGGGGGTCGTGCAGGCGGCCACCGTGCTGGCCGACCCGTCGACGGTCACCGACGACGGCCACTCCCCGGACCCCACCGTCCGCTCCAACAACGGCGGATCGGGGGACGGTTGGTGGCGGTACACCCTCAGGCCGCCGGGGCTCCCGACCACCAGCTCCACGGTGTAGGCCACCCCGGCGCTGACCGCCGCGGCGTGCGCGCGGCGCAGCTCGGCGGTGACCAGGGACGCCGCCCGGCGCAGCTGAAAGGCGTCGCTGGCCCGGCGGATGCCCAGC
This window harbors:
- a CDS encoding PilN domain-containing protein, whose product is MIKINLLPRERVRRPAIAPRMLVALAFVAVLAAVAVATVALNARIAGLKGDLEAVTREIEQLKPRVAEVEALQRQIAEARRKEQLLRQLEALRIPWDEMLTELRRIVPADVWLIRVEARPDGNLTFNGFGLSYEAVARFMVNLDASPMFEGADLNIVQKQVQEGREVANFSVSARLTPPRREAGVP
- the pilM gene encoding type IV pilus assembly protein PilM; protein product: MALLGARRFVGIDVGSHTVKAVELAPAGTRYRVLHAGWGETPPGAVKEGAVVEPQALGLAIRQVLSRAGIRPGRVVSAVGGQAVIVRELKLPPMSPDELKQAARFEAERYIPYGVREVNMDFDVIGETVEDNQRKIVVLLVAARREVVDRHVQALEAAGVQPFVLDVESFAVIRALQPHADGEGTATVFVDIGGETTDIVIVEGRQLRLTRNINIGGDNLTKAVASRLDMEFSSAAQLKEEKGSVLLEGEPLPDDRTVLALHDAMLPILGDLATEIRRSMDYFQTRWRDSRVGRVVISGGTARLQNLDRFLSLELGVETVVGDPFLTCEVPDRVLTPDQRKQWGPSLATAVGLAMRGAAER
- a CDS encoding polymer-forming cytoskeletal protein, whose amino-acid sequence is MRARERGAGIGVQAGERGAALVTVLLFVVLTFILITAMLTAAGNEIVIAGLQRDSARAADLAQAGIQEAMTRVAEGRPYLAGFSSSLVASGAVPGATANVTVVQRYVGTNSAYLEIRSDATVGRATRRLSALVLQQQIAFPPNVTFAASVTETGSADISAGDVYARTFIQYKNLPPAGSYTYAGWRVSKTAPGAIPFCYRRPCTDPNPPDDTTKWYPATRLGELDTSSIGRDILAFAADATANYPTCTPTNPAYAVTFSGRKQDNTDAVNEPVYGFDRDDPDGGGPIPSQLDPDLFPCGLPYKWVAEIVYDETGLPVDLNGDGTADPIWFKHVVWEQYLKNYWRFNEVKMRLEKRNGTSPCPDDICLPDGKEPDLVSYPQYATVPPFPEISSMTNNYTCTKSGGGVLNSLPVTCTAPDGSTIQTDLGCKSPEMSGCAASRQVTLVLEGDWTINGNIAGHGNIVVNGNLVVNGTFDYWGTIVVNGTLQAGTGNVNVHGGLVAKETLKLIGNITVEGGANVGGSAPTGPSTVVGRAWWER
- a CDS encoding prepilin-type N-terminal cleavage/methylation domain-containing protein: MTRLLRRVHRSQGGVTLVEMLVALAVFGLFILMIDAVFSSARTGSRKVEVAADVAQNARVAVDRITRELRETGAAQLVVDTSLGAGWHRVLFKSARLGRDQTKFCLYTRTESEELYNRYCYEDFTGTDPPKPSQTTGDPPYPPPCDTPDGSPCMRYVPIWQRYVGYYRDGSDLKRVTGQLASPTESLNLAWLTGGDTIAAMVESFDVTQAGGLLTVRLKVAGTEVVQGRALPEQEILLPGGSLTRN
- a CDS encoding prepilin-type N-terminal cleavage/methylation domain-containing protein, with product MSDQRGFTLLEVLVSLAIFAVVVIGALGVLGATSSGGFLEGFPTGFTTTRSAKDATAAAVYLQALHEYVAAQNAAALSPGAYCDGPDCTGASISSSGLTGYPTPPGQPYQLDWRKLDVTIERWCWDDSVRRYVHTSGCDTAPSTEYLVRIRSVLSWRYRSATRTLTLDRFLQGGLP
- a CDS encoding prepilin-type N-terminal cleavage/methylation domain-containing protein, with protein sequence MRARVRGARGQAGFSLIELVVVVGLASLVLGMLVLGIRRASDAFQLRRAASLVTAELRRAHAAAVSAGVAYTVELVVGSPGGLRVYRHQPSPDPPLLERTVGSGEWPSSVTVDGSASTVAACTTPGDPSNKCVTFQPLGFAVSGGDVRLVSRSGVGVSVQVTAATGRVSVVP